The Streptomyces sp. CC0208 genome window below encodes:
- a CDS encoding enoyl-CoA hydratase/isomerase family protein, with protein sequence MPYKDKGHLAIEDRGEVLVVRVDGGPHQEFGVDLADKLDRLVKRVDRDPNVRAVVFTGAHPERFVSHAAVRWLQEEGAGSPRVGRRGAAAVVRMAKHVDRSRLLGPVLRRTPMRGALQLERLHSTFLRMNRSGVLFVAALNGSALGLGAEFAWACDLRVMADGDFFIGQPEILLGIIPGGGGTQRLTRLIGTHRSLAAILEGKPFTPEEALANGAVDKVVTQDKVVAQAVELAEHFGKRSKDTVASAKRAVYFGGSMSLEDGLHVERAEFFTRILSKEGQKLTLDYISTTEATGELPLYTPGTYAQALASGSVPGRRATNER encoded by the coding sequence ATGCCATACAAAGACAAGGGCCATCTGGCGATCGAGGACAGGGGAGAGGTCCTGGTCGTCCGGGTCGACGGTGGACCGCACCAGGAGTTCGGCGTTGACCTCGCCGACAAGCTGGACCGGTTGGTGAAACGGGTCGACCGTGATCCGAACGTCCGTGCCGTCGTCTTCACCGGGGCGCATCCCGAGCGGTTCGTCAGCCATGCCGCGGTCCGGTGGCTGCAGGAGGAGGGCGCCGGTAGCCCTCGGGTCGGCCGGCGCGGTGCCGCGGCCGTCGTACGCATGGCGAAGCACGTGGACCGGTCCCGTCTCCTCGGGCCCGTGCTGCGCAGGACCCCGATGCGGGGGGCCCTCCAGCTGGAGCGTCTGCACTCGACCTTTCTCCGGATGAACCGCAGTGGCGTCCTCTTCGTGGCCGCCCTCAACGGTTCCGCTCTGGGTCTCGGCGCGGAGTTCGCCTGGGCGTGCGATCTGCGGGTCATGGCCGACGGGGACTTCTTCATCGGCCAGCCGGAGATCCTCCTCGGCATCATCCCGGGCGGAGGCGGCACCCAGCGGCTGACCCGCCTGATCGGCACCCACCGGTCCCTGGCCGCGATCCTCGAAGGCAAGCCGTTCACGCCCGAGGAGGCCCTCGCCAACGGGGCGGTGGACAAGGTCGTCACGCAGGACAAGGTGGTCGCGCAGGCGGTCGAACTCGCCGAGCACTTCGGAAAGCGGTCGAAGGACACGGTCGCGTCCGCCAAGAGAGCGGTGTACTTCGGCGGCTCCATGTCCCTGGAGGACGGACTGCATGTCGAACGCGCCGAGTTCTTCACCCGGATCCTGTCGAAGGAAGGCCAGAAGCTGACGCTCGACTACATTTCCACCACCGAAGCCACCGGCGAACTCCCGCTCTACACCCCGGGAACCTACGCCCAGGCCCTCGCCTCGGGCAGCGTGCCGGGCCGTCGCGCGACGAACGAGCGGTGA
- a CDS encoding TetR-like C-terminal domain-containing protein, with translation MAGRAKLDDVPERLVRATVDLLAEQGPSAIKARSVASASGLSTMVVYSHFGGIPELMSAVADHGFKELGRAFALVPVTEDPIADLFAMALTCRRLASDNPHLYDLMFGLSTRATYRPSTGANPRLSGHSPAFREAHVHITAACERLVHSGRVEQREPEVMAAQLWSMVHGYITLELAEHFVEFEDAVAQVLLPMGVNFAVGLGDQRTRAEVSHQAGARLYGSITEGH, from the coding sequence ATGGCAGGGCGGGCGAAGCTCGATGACGTACCGGAGCGGCTTGTGCGGGCGACCGTCGACCTGCTCGCGGAACAGGGACCGTCAGCCATCAAGGCACGCTCGGTGGCCTCGGCGAGCGGACTGTCGACGATGGTGGTCTACAGCCACTTCGGCGGGATCCCCGAACTGATGAGCGCCGTTGCCGACCATGGGTTCAAGGAACTCGGCAGGGCCTTTGCCCTGGTGCCGGTGACGGAGGACCCCATCGCGGATCTCTTTGCGATGGCCTTGACCTGCCGTCGGCTGGCCAGCGACAACCCTCACCTCTATGACCTGATGTTCGGACTGTCCACCCGCGCGACGTACCGACCGTCGACGGGCGCGAACCCTCGCCTCAGTGGCCATTCGCCGGCCTTCCGAGAGGCCCACGTCCATATCACCGCGGCTTGCGAACGACTCGTGCACTCCGGCCGGGTCGAGCAGCGGGAACCCGAGGTCATGGCCGCGCAGTTGTGGAGCATGGTCCACGGCTACATCACCCTTGAGTTGGCCGAGCACTTCGTCGAGTTTGAGGACGCGGTGGCGCAGGTGCTCCTGCCGATGGGCGTGAACTTCGCTGTCGGGCTGGGTGACCAGCGGACACGTGCCGAGGTCTCCCACCAGGCCGGCGCGCGCCTTTACGGCTCGATCACAGAAGGCCATTGA
- a CDS encoding SDR family oxidoreductase produces MKRDLLDRRLIVTGAARGIGEKVARLAASRGARVTVIGLEPDRLHALADDLGPGASWKEADVRDGAALRSAIDEAAEAMGGVDLVVANAGVVGYGTVRQTDEASFQRVLDINVNGVFRTLKYVTPHLERSRGHVLVVASALSFMPFPGMASYGASKAGTELLALTYRQEVAHLGITVGLVHPSWINTDLVRGGEADIPSFAAFREKLPYPGNVTTSADRAADAIVNGLVRRRSRVYIPRAVVVVNWAKAVLNSPLAWPWARRFAARAVPSLEREVAALGRQDQLTPGGDARAAETGSS; encoded by the coding sequence ATGAAACGTGACTTGCTGGACAGAAGGCTGATCGTCACAGGAGCGGCGCGCGGCATAGGCGAGAAAGTGGCACGCTTGGCCGCCTCCCGCGGGGCTCGAGTGACGGTGATCGGCTTGGAGCCCGATCGGCTGCACGCCCTCGCTGACGACCTGGGCCCCGGTGCGTCCTGGAAGGAGGCTGATGTGCGCGACGGCGCCGCCCTACGGTCGGCGATCGACGAGGCCGCGGAGGCCATGGGTGGCGTGGACCTCGTGGTCGCCAACGCCGGTGTGGTGGGGTACGGGACGGTGCGGCAGACGGACGAGGCGTCGTTCCAGCGTGTCCTGGACATCAATGTGAACGGCGTGTTCCGCACCCTGAAGTACGTGACGCCCCACTTGGAGCGCAGCCGCGGTCATGTGCTGGTCGTGGCGTCCGCGCTGTCCTTCATGCCGTTCCCCGGGATGGCCTCCTACGGCGCGAGCAAGGCCGGGACCGAACTCCTCGCCCTGACCTACCGCCAGGAAGTGGCACACCTCGGGATCACGGTCGGCCTCGTACACCCCTCCTGGATCAACACGGATCTTGTCCGTGGGGGCGAGGCGGACATCCCCTCGTTCGCGGCCTTCCGGGAGAAGCTGCCCTACCCGGGCAATGTGACCACGAGCGCGGACCGGGCGGCCGACGCGATCGTCAATGGGCTCGTACGCCGACGCAGCCGCGTGTACATCCCGCGCGCGGTGGTCGTGGTGAACTGGGCGAAGGCGGTGCTGAATTCGCCGTTGGCGTGGCCCTGGGCGAGGCGCTTCGCAGCCCGGGCGGTTCCTTCGCTCGAACGGGAGGTCGCGGCGCTGGGCAGGCAGGACCAACTTACGCCGGGCGGCGATGCGCGCGCGGCGGAGACAGGGTCGTCCTAG
- a CDS encoding helix-turn-helix transcriptional regulator, whose translation MVIHRDPGGADPVSDGAILRLDFNPPEERVPGFEIIDLATLHERRKRRGRRRDLVHRVDFHTLTLITEGSGEHAIDFVTYPVRPGTLLWVRPGQVQRFVQPGTANGTHLLFTPAFPPQSSSADRLVNEWYGSACWQLGASPAYAGLSTLLGQLRAEYDRPKPTISAEILQLLLATVLLHIDRLPQPDGGSDPHAGGEVYARFRAELERSYATTRRAADYAHRLGYTVKTLTRACMAATGQPVKHVIDGRVALEGQRLLAHTDEPVATIARRLGFPEPTNFGKFFTRHAGETPGAFRQNHQGQQ comes from the coding sequence GTGGTGATTCACAGGGATCCTGGCGGCGCGGACCCTGTCTCGGACGGGGCCATCCTGCGGCTCGACTTCAACCCGCCCGAGGAGCGGGTCCCGGGTTTCGAGATCATCGATCTCGCCACCCTGCACGAGCGACGGAAACGGCGGGGGAGACGGCGCGACCTTGTGCACCGGGTGGACTTCCACACCCTCACCCTGATCACGGAGGGCAGCGGGGAGCACGCGATCGACTTCGTGACCTACCCCGTCCGCCCCGGAACCCTGTTGTGGGTCCGGCCGGGCCAGGTCCAGCGTTTCGTCCAGCCCGGCACGGCCAACGGCACGCATCTGCTGTTCACGCCGGCCTTTCCCCCGCAAAGCAGCAGCGCCGACCGGCTGGTGAACGAGTGGTACGGATCAGCGTGCTGGCAGCTCGGCGCGAGCCCCGCGTACGCGGGGCTATCGACCCTGCTGGGCCAGCTGCGGGCCGAGTACGACCGCCCGAAGCCGACCATCTCGGCGGAGATTCTCCAACTCCTGTTGGCCACCGTGCTGTTGCACATCGACCGACTGCCCCAACCCGACGGCGGGAGCGATCCGCACGCGGGCGGCGAGGTCTACGCGCGCTTCCGCGCCGAGTTGGAACGCTCCTATGCCACCACCCGTCGCGCCGCCGACTACGCACACCGCCTCGGCTACACCGTCAAGACCCTCACCCGCGCCTGCATGGCTGCCACCGGGCAGCCCGTCAAACACGTCATCGACGGCCGCGTTGCCTTGGAAGGGCAGCGTCTGCTCGCCCACACCGACGAACCGGTGGCGACCATCGCCCGCCGCCTGGGTTTTCCCGAACCCACCAACTTCGGCAAGTTCTTCACCCGCCACGCCGGTGAAACCCCTGGTGCTTTCAGGCAAAACCATCAGGGGCAACAGTAA